From Sediminibacterium sp. TEGAF015, a single genomic window includes:
- a CDS encoding DUF3108 domain-containing protein, with the protein MLKKSLIVFISLLLTRPLTAGDEFCGIRNYAFQSGEQISFTVFYNVIGLYVNAGAATFSVNSEKLNNESVYHLVGEGSSNSRYDWIFKVRDKYESYIDTSNLQPIRFIRNVNEGGYKINENVSFNRQNNTATSEKGTVKVPNCIQDVLSAIYYARNINFEKYKPEDKIPFTMFLDNEIFNLYIKYLGKETIKTRFGKFRAIKFKPLLVKGTLFEGGEKMTVWVSDDANHIPLRIESPIVVGSVKVDMMGYKNLRYPFSSMISER; encoded by the coding sequence GTGCTGAAAAAATCACTAATCGTTTTCATTTCATTATTGCTTACCCGGCCCTTAACAGCAGGGGATGAATTCTGCGGTATACGTAACTATGCCTTTCAGTCGGGGGAACAAATTTCATTTACGGTTTTTTACAATGTAATTGGTTTGTATGTAAATGCAGGTGCGGCCACTTTTTCTGTTAATTCGGAAAAATTGAATAATGAATCTGTATATCATTTAGTAGGTGAAGGATCATCCAATTCCAGATACGACTGGATTTTTAAAGTAAGAGATAAATATGAAAGCTATATTGATACGAGTAATCTGCAGCCTATCCGATTCATTCGCAATGTAAATGAGGGTGGATATAAAATAAACGAAAATGTAAGTTTTAATCGGCAGAACAACACGGCAACCAGTGAAAAGGGAACGGTGAAAGTGCCCAATTGTATTCAGGATGTTTTGAGTGCCATTTATTATGCCAGAAATATCAATTTCGAAAAATACAAGCCAGAAGATAAAATTCCTTTCACCATGTTTCTGGACAATGAAATTTTCAATCTGTATATCAAGTATTTAGGTAAAGAAACCATCAAGACCAGGTTTGGAAAATTCAGAGCCATCAAATTCAAACCCCTTTTAGTAAAAGGAACCTTATTTGAAGGTGGAGAGAAAATGACGGTTTGGGTAAGTGACGATGCCAATCATATACCTCTACGCATAGAAAGCCCCATTGTGGTAGGCAGTGTAAAAGTAGACATGATGGGATACAAGAATCTCCGTTACCCGTTTAGTTCAATGATTTCTGAAAGATAA